From Desulforhopalus sp., one genomic window encodes:
- the nusA gene encoding transcription termination factor NusA has translation MLSDLKRIIDQISRDRGFDKTLLIEAIEEAVQSAARKKFGSRREIEVRYNEEYGEVEVFQFRNVVEEALDDQTEISLTDALRLDPEVQIGDELGEKMEDISDLGRIAAQSAKQVIIHKMKDAEREVIYDMFKDRIGEVVSGIVQRFERGNMIVNLGRTDAILPKDQQIAKRSFKQGDRIRAYLKEVRQTSRDSQLILSRTCDEFLAKLFQMEVPEMAEGIVRVMGVSREPGFRAKIAVSSSESDVDPVGACVGMKGSRVQNVVQELQGERIDIVTWSPDPAKYVYNALAPAHVSMVMADEDNRSLLVVVPNDQLSLAIGRQGQNVRLASKLIGWRIDVKSEQRYANLADPGYQSLLGLRGIDETLADQLLGKGIYSSGVLAEKTVNDLMVIRSIDEEFAQALIDEAKAKPYTGPVTVRNTLPPVTVTNDKAITEEIQPKSEMPGGTDNEGRE, from the coding sequence ATGCTCTCAGATTTGAAACGCATAATCGACCAGATAAGCAGGGATCGAGGTTTTGATAAAACATTATTGATAGAGGCCATCGAAGAGGCCGTTCAATCTGCTGCCCGGAAGAAATTCGGGAGCCGTCGGGAGATTGAGGTACGTTACAATGAGGAATATGGTGAGGTTGAGGTGTTTCAGTTCAGAAATGTTGTTGAAGAAGCACTTGATGACCAAACAGAAATTTCATTGACCGATGCCTTGCGCCTTGATCCAGAGGTACAGATTGGTGACGAGCTAGGTGAAAAGATGGAAGATATCAGCGACCTTGGCCGCATTGCCGCTCAATCTGCCAAGCAGGTTATCATTCATAAAATGAAGGATGCCGAGCGCGAGGTCATTTATGATATGTTCAAGGACCGGATTGGTGAGGTCGTGAGCGGTATTGTCCAACGCTTTGAGCGGGGCAATATGATTGTCAATCTCGGTCGTACCGATGCCATTTTGCCGAAAGACCAGCAGATAGCCAAACGTTCTTTTAAGCAGGGCGATCGGATCAGGGCCTATCTGAAAGAAGTACGGCAAACCAGTCGTGATTCCCAGCTCATTTTGTCGCGAACCTGTGATGAGTTTCTGGCGAAATTGTTTCAAATGGAAGTGCCGGAGATGGCTGAAGGGATCGTTCGCGTCATGGGTGTCAGCCGTGAGCCCGGATTTCGCGCGAAAATAGCGGTTAGTTCCTCGGAGAGCGATGTCGATCCAGTAGGAGCCTGCGTTGGTATGAAGGGGTCGAGGGTTCAAAATGTCGTCCAGGAATTGCAGGGGGAGCGTATTGATATAGTCACATGGAGCCCTGATCCAGCCAAGTATGTCTACAATGCTTTGGCGCCAGCTCACGTAAGTATGGTTATGGCCGATGAGGACAATCGTTCTTTGCTGGTTGTAGTGCCCAATGATCAGCTTTCTTTGGCGATCGGCAGACAGGGGCAGAATGTTCGTCTTGCTTCAAAACTGATCGGCTGGCGGATAGATGTGAAAAGCGAACAGCGCTATGCCAACCTGGCCGATCCCGGTTACCAGTCGCTCCTTGGCCTGCGCGGGATAGATGAGACCTTGGCCGACCAGTTACTCGGCAAGGGTATTTACTCATCAGGTGTTTTGGCGGAGAAAACCGTAAATGACTTAATGGTAATTCGTTCAATAGACGAGGAGTTTGCCCAAGCACTCATTGATGAGGCAAAGGCAAAGCCGTATACCGGACCGGTTACTGTGCGGAACACTCTCCCGCCCGTCACTGTAACAAACGATAAGGCAATTACGGAAGAGATACAACCTAAGAGCGAAATGCCTGGTGGTACTGACAATGAGGGACGGGAATAG
- the infB gene encoding translation initiation factor IF-2, with protein sequence MARVVRTIELPVAPEETPSSVRPKKKVTKPPQQRRPGAVGTDDPVLSASEEAARIKKKGKKVVEGDVDKDSEFRRGGGKKGLKNVKFTHFAQDYLEREGGARRGKRGRKPPKVVALPAEMKASKKRFKVFDMISVGELALRMKIKASEVIAKLMGLGVMATINQLVDTETAMLIATDFGYEVEQGITEEIGVQMLQEAEEGGERHLRSPVVTVMGHVDHGKTSILDAIRKTDVALGEAGGITQHIGAYHVRSSSGDVTFVDTPGHAAFTEMRSRGAQVTDIVILVVAADDGVMDQTREAIHHAQAANVPIIVAVNKIDKENADIDRVKRELSDLNLMPEDWGGQTMYCETSAKKNIGIDNLLESIQVLAEVLELRADASRKARGRVIEAQLHKGRGPVATVLIQEGTLQLGDYFVVGQHSGKVRAMLDDKGRKIKEAGPSIPVEVQGLSGVPSAGDEFVVVTDEKMARSVSQVRALKARESELGATSKISLDRLFEQMSEGDVQELRVVLRADVQGTLEAFAKAAEDLSTKSIKVRILHEGTGTITESDILLASASDAIIIGFNVRPSVKVRDLATKENVDVRSYDVIYHALDDIRKAMVGMLEPTYEEQVIGLAEVRETFSVPKVGTIAGCSVLEGKILRTAKIRVLREGVVIFTGKIESLRRFKDDVKEVLSGFECGIGVEKFNDIKIGDHLEAFIMNEVEATL encoded by the coding sequence ATGGCCAGAGTGGTTCGTACTATCGAGTTGCCGGTGGCACCTGAAGAAACACCATCGTCAGTTCGCCCGAAAAAAAAGGTAACGAAACCACCACAGCAAAGACGGCCTGGGGCTGTTGGAACCGATGATCCGGTTTTGTCAGCGAGCGAAGAGGCTGCGCGGATTAAGAAAAAAGGCAAAAAGGTTGTTGAAGGGGATGTTGATAAAGACAGTGAATTCAGGCGGGGGGGTGGAAAGAAGGGGCTAAAGAATGTCAAGTTCACCCATTTTGCTCAGGATTATCTTGAGCGGGAAGGGGGCGCCCGTCGTGGCAAGAGAGGCAGAAAGCCACCTAAGGTCGTTGCGTTACCAGCGGAAATGAAGGCTAGCAAGAAACGCTTTAAAGTCTTCGATATGATCAGCGTTGGGGAACTCGCTCTGCGCATGAAGATTAAGGCAAGCGAGGTTATTGCCAAGCTCATGGGGCTTGGGGTAATGGCCACTATTAATCAATTGGTAGACACCGAAACGGCTATGCTCATAGCCACCGATTTTGGCTATGAAGTGGAGCAGGGAATAACGGAAGAAATCGGTGTGCAGATGCTTCAGGAAGCGGAGGAAGGCGGCGAGAGACATCTCCGTTCTCCGGTTGTTACGGTTATGGGGCATGTTGACCACGGTAAAACCTCCATTCTTGATGCCATCCGCAAGACCGATGTCGCCTTGGGTGAGGCGGGTGGGATTACCCAGCATATCGGGGCGTATCATGTGCGCTCAAGTTCTGGTGACGTTACCTTCGTCGACACACCCGGCCATGCAGCATTCACAGAGATGCGGTCCAGGGGGGCGCAGGTTACCGATATCGTTATCCTGGTTGTTGCTGCCGATGATGGGGTAATGGATCAGACACGCGAGGCGATTCATCACGCGCAAGCGGCAAATGTGCCAATAATAGTCGCGGTTAATAAGATCGATAAAGAAAATGCCGATATCGACAGGGTGAAACGTGAGCTTTCCGACCTGAACCTTATGCCTGAAGACTGGGGTGGGCAGACGATGTATTGTGAGACCTCCGCCAAAAAGAATATCGGCATAGACAACCTTCTTGAGTCGATCCAGGTTTTGGCGGAAGTTCTTGAACTGCGTGCCGATGCATCCCGAAAGGCAAGGGGCAGGGTTATTGAGGCTCAGCTGCATAAGGGCAGAGGCCCCGTGGCAACAGTGCTCATCCAGGAAGGGACTTTGCAGCTTGGAGACTATTTCGTGGTCGGCCAGCACAGCGGCAAGGTCAGGGCCATGCTTGATGACAAAGGCAGGAAAATCAAGGAAGCCGGGCCTTCCATACCGGTGGAGGTACAGGGTCTTTCCGGGGTGCCGAGCGCCGGCGATGAATTCGTGGTAGTCACCGATGAAAAAATGGCTCGCAGCGTTTCTCAGGTCAGGGCTCTCAAAGCCAGGGAAAGTGAGCTGGGTGCTACCAGCAAGATCTCACTCGACAGATTATTCGAACAGATGAGTGAGGGCGATGTTCAGGAGCTGCGGGTGGTTCTCAGAGCCGATGTGCAAGGAACCCTTGAAGCCTTTGCCAAGGCGGCAGAAGATCTTTCTACTAAATCAATCAAAGTTAGAATTCTTCATGAAGGCACAGGTACTATCACCGAATCGGATATCCTTTTGGCCTCCGCTTCCGATGCAATCATTATCGGTTTTAACGTCAGACCTTCTGTGAAGGTGCGGGATCTGGCCACCAAGGAAAATGTTGATGTCAGGTCGTATGATGTTATCTATCACGCCCTTGACGATATTCGCAAGGCAATGGTTGGCATGCTTGAGCCGACTTATGAAGAACAGGTCATCGGTTTGGCTGAGGTACGTGAAACCTTTAGTGTTCCCAAGGTTGGGACGATTGCCGGCTGTTCGGTACTTGAAGGCAAGATCCTGCGTACCGCCAAGATTCGCGTGTTGCGTGAAGGGGTTGTCATCTTCACCGGCAAGATCGAATCGCTCAGGCGGTTCAAAGACGACGTCAAAGAGGTTCTCTCCGGTTTTGAATGCGGTATCGGGGTTGAGAAATTTAATGATATCAAGATTGGTGATCATCTTGAGGCCTTCATTATGAACGAAGTTGAAGCAACCCTCTAA
- the rbfA gene encoding 30S ribosome-binding factor RbfA — translation MKTWDPKRTLESVGIGEKSEQKRSSRVAEAIRNELAILVISKVQDPRLHNLNISRVEVNDDLSVALIFFTVLGDKKEAKEAERGLQRAKGFLRSHIARTLNLRFTPDLQFRYDDVVEKVAELEELFQEIANERKSREDNP, via the coding sequence GTGAAGACCTGGGATCCGAAACGGACACTTGAGTCCGTAGGTATTGGAGAAAAGAGCGAACAGAAACGTTCATCCCGGGTGGCGGAAGCGATCAGGAATGAGCTGGCTATCTTGGTGATCAGCAAGGTGCAGGACCCTCGGTTGCACAACCTCAACATCTCGCGTGTTGAGGTGAACGATGATCTGAGCGTGGCACTGATTTTCTTTACCGTCCTTGGTGATAAGAAGGAAGCGAAAGAGGCCGAGAGGGGACTCCAGCGAGCCAAGGGATTTTTGCGCAGCCATATTGCCAGGACCCTCAATTTGCGCTTTACACCGGATCTGCAATTTCGATATGATGATGTTGTGGAGAAGGTAGCTGAGTTGGAAGAACTATTTCAGGAAATTGCCAATGAACGAAAATCCCGAGAGGACAATCCCTGA
- a CDS encoding bifunctional oligoribonuclease/PAP phosphatase NrnA produces MNENPERTIPERLIAEIQGAKNIVLLTHSHPDGDALGSLFALAGILDTLGKNVFCFLEEPVSHHYDFLPDTQRANTNIEDFRKFVGDSGTDILMIGLDCGDDDRLGRLKAEFLRIEPFLVIDHHRSHRAFGTISWVDPCRSSTGEMIFELAQVLQAPITYNCAYNLYVAICTDSGSFRYECTTPRTMQIAAELLEKGVRPEEVGSHLYDKYSVERLRLMQMVLATISLCAEDRIAFMHVSNEMLEQSGATIQDVEGFVDLPRSLLSVKVAVLIKETGNGVVAVSMRAKGECDVALVAKEFDGGGHRNAAGFRTQGKTIEQVQQDVHKALCRILA; encoded by the coding sequence ATGAACGAAAATCCCGAGAGGACAATCCCTGAGCGGCTAATAGCTGAGATACAAGGCGCGAAGAATATAGTCCTGCTTACTCATTCCCACCCGGATGGCGATGCTTTGGGATCTCTTTTCGCATTGGCAGGAATTCTTGATACACTCGGGAAAAACGTCTTTTGTTTCCTCGAGGAGCCTGTTTCCCATCATTACGATTTCCTTCCGGATACCCAAAGGGCCAACACAAATATTGAGGATTTCCGGAAATTTGTCGGCGATTCCGGAACCGATATCTTGATGATTGGCCTTGACTGCGGTGATGATGATCGGCTGGGCAGATTAAAAGCAGAGTTTTTGCGGATCGAACCGTTTTTGGTGATAGATCATCATCGGTCGCACAGGGCCTTTGGTACGATCAGCTGGGTAGATCCGTGCCGCTCTTCCACCGGTGAGATGATTTTTGAGTTAGCACAGGTCCTACAGGCACCAATTACCTACAATTGCGCCTACAATCTGTATGTTGCCATCTGCACTGACAGTGGATCGTTTCGTTATGAGTGTACAACTCCCCGAACCATGCAGATTGCCGCGGAACTTCTCGAAAAAGGGGTGCGGCCGGAGGAGGTAGGGAGCCATCTCTATGACAAATACAGCGTGGAACGATTGAGGCTGATGCAGATGGTTCTGGCTACCATCTCCCTTTGTGCCGAAGATCGAATTGCCTTTATGCATGTTTCTAATGAGATGCTTGAACAAAGCGGTGCTACCATTCAGGATGTTGAAGGTTTCGTTGATCTGCCGCGCTCTCTTCTATCGGTCAAAGTGGCTGTTTTGATCAAGGAAACTGGCAATGGTGTTGTCGCGGTTAGTATGCGAGCGAAAGGCGAGTGCGATGTGGCTTTGGTTGCAAAAGAATTTGATGGTGGCGGGCATCGCAATGCTGCTGGCTTTCGCACTCAGGGGAAAACCATCGAACAGGTGCAACAGGACGTACATAAAGCCTTATGCAGGATCTTAGCATGA
- the truB gene encoding tRNA pseudouridine(55) synthase TruB: protein MNSCGMFEAGVFLVDKPAGITSFAVVGRLRRILQMKKVGHAGTLDPFATGLLVLCAGRPATRIISELMVGDKEYLATLRLGVETETYDTEGAVVRRRNVGFIAPAEIEACLDKFRGRQLQVPPVYSALKHQGKPLYYYARKGIAVTKEAREVDIKLLERTDGHGDVAGGEADLGIRVVCSKGTYIRSLAADIGRQLGCGAHLVQLRRIRSGCFSINESIGWDELGGDDARECCLRTMISVEQACKLLQ from the coding sequence ATGAATAGTTGTGGTATGTTTGAGGCCGGTGTCTTTCTCGTCGATAAACCGGCTGGAATTACCTCTTTTGCTGTGGTTGGCCGGTTGCGACGGATTTTGCAGATGAAAAAGGTTGGCCATGCTGGCACCCTTGATCCTTTTGCCACTGGTTTGCTCGTTCTCTGCGCAGGAAGGCCGGCGACACGGATCATCTCCGAGCTCATGGTTGGAGATAAAGAATATTTAGCAACGTTGCGGTTGGGAGTTGAGACCGAAACCTATGATACGGAAGGGGCGGTGGTTCGGCGCCGGAACGTAGGCTTTATTGCCCCGGCAGAGATAGAAGCCTGTCTTGATAAATTTCGTGGCAGGCAACTCCAGGTGCCGCCGGTGTACTCAGCTCTAAAACACCAAGGTAAGCCTCTTTACTATTATGCTCGCAAAGGCATTGCTGTTACCAAAGAGGCGCGGGAAGTCGATATAAAACTTCTCGAACGTACTGATGGCCATGGAGACGTTGCAGGTGGAGAAGCTGATCTTGGTATACGCGTAGTATGCAGCAAAGGGACATATATTCGGTCCCTTGCAGCCGATATCGGTCGGCAGTTGGGCTGCGGCGCCCATCTGGTGCAGCTACGGCGAATCAGGAGCGGATGCTTTTCCATTAATGAGAGCATAGGTTGGGATGAACTCGGTGGCGATGATGCCCGGGAATGCTGCCTGAGAACAATGATATCTGTTGAGCAGGCGTGTAAACTCTTGCAATAA
- the rpsO gene encoding 30S ribosomal protein S15, with translation MAQSAVKKNEIIEKFKVHPSDTGSSEVQIALLTDRIEYLTEHFKVHQKDHHSRQGLLKLVGQRRSLLDYLKKKNIEKYRIMLKELNLRK, from the coding sequence GTGGCACAGTCAGCAGTAAAGAAAAACGAAATCATTGAGAAATTTAAGGTTCACCCTTCCGACACCGGGTCTTCTGAGGTGCAGATTGCTCTTCTTACCGATCGGATTGAATATCTTACCGAGCATTTTAAAGTCCATCAAAAGGATCATCATTCAAGACAAGGCCTTCTCAAGCTTGTTGGTCAACGCCGCAGCTTGCTTGATTATCTGAAAAAGAAAAACATTGAGAAGTACCGTATAATGCTCAAGGAACTCAATCTCAGGAAGTAA
- the pnp gene encoding polyribonucleotide nucleotidyltransferase, translating to MLKRVEAEIGGKVISIETGKIAKQASGSIVIRSGETMVLVTAVGANENKTDAGFLPLTIEYQEKLAAVGRIPGNYFRREIGRPSDAEVLTCRIIDRPLRPLFASGYCAETQVIATVLSADQDVQPDILALTGASCALTLSDIPFNGPVAGGRVGCIDGRYIINPTISELKKSTMDIVVACTRNAVVMVEGKADELGEDEVLAGIFYAFEHLQPLINLQEQLQKSSGKSKRSVVAPTVDEALLAKVKEIAAAGMEKVFNTFDKLERSLVYDELKGEVVAALDPEKARGNEISELLSAYKKSFMRDKIVNSEIRIGGRKFNQIREIACETEYLPRTHGSALFTRGETQALVSTTLGSERDKQRVETLHGEITNRFMLHYNFPPYCVGEVRGLRGPSRRDIGHGNLATRGLEAVLPSEEDFPYSIRVVSEVLESNGSSSMATVCGGSMAMMDAGVPLKSPVSGIAMGLIKENDKVVILSDILGDEDHLGDMDFKVVGTGEGITSLQMDIKIDGVDRQIMGKALAQAKEGRVHILAEMKKSIAKSRDEVAEHAPKYMVHKINPDKIRDLIGPGGKIIKELSAEFDAKIEVDDSGLVKMFALNGDMADALLAKVKAITAEAVVGAVYKGIVKTIKDFGAFVEILPGTDGLVHISELDIKRVSKVTDVVNEGDEIEVKVLDVDNRGRIRLSRKAMLEQ from the coding sequence ATGTTGAAAAGAGTTGAAGCAGAAATTGGTGGCAAAGTAATTTCCATCGAGACAGGAAAAATTGCCAAGCAGGCATCTGGATCCATTGTAATTCGATCCGGCGAAACAATGGTATTGGTGACCGCTGTTGGGGCAAACGAAAATAAAACTGATGCCGGTTTTCTGCCCCTGACCATTGAATATCAGGAGAAACTGGCAGCGGTAGGAAGGATTCCCGGCAATTATTTCCGTCGGGAAATTGGTAGGCCGAGTGATGCTGAAGTGTTGACCTGCAGAATTATTGATCGCCCCCTTAGGCCCCTTTTTGCCTCGGGATATTGTGCTGAAACCCAGGTTATCGCTACTGTTCTTTCCGCGGATCAGGATGTTCAACCGGATATTCTTGCTCTGACAGGGGCGTCTTGCGCTCTCACCCTATCTGACATACCGTTCAATGGCCCGGTAGCCGGAGGGCGCGTCGGCTGCATCGATGGACGATATATTATTAATCCAACCATTTCCGAGCTAAAAAAGTCGACCATGGACATCGTTGTCGCTTGTACTCGCAACGCTGTGGTCATGGTTGAAGGCAAGGCCGACGAACTTGGAGAGGATGAGGTCTTGGCTGGGATCTTTTATGCCTTTGAGCATCTACAACCCTTGATCAACCTGCAGGAGCAGTTGCAGAAATCATCCGGTAAATCCAAACGTTCGGTTGTGGCGCCGACAGTTGACGAAGCCCTCCTCGCCAAGGTGAAAGAGATAGCTGCAGCCGGAATGGAAAAGGTTTTCAATACCTTTGATAAACTTGAACGCAGCCTTGTCTATGATGAGTTGAAGGGCGAAGTTGTCGCTGCTCTTGATCCGGAAAAGGCCCGAGGGAATGAAATTAGCGAATTGCTTTCCGCATATAAAAAATCCTTCATGCGGGACAAGATCGTCAATAGCGAAATCAGAATTGGCGGTCGAAAATTCAACCAAATTCGTGAAATCGCCTGCGAGACAGAATATCTGCCGCGAACTCACGGGTCTGCTCTTTTTACCCGCGGAGAAACTCAGGCCCTTGTTTCAACGACGCTTGGCAGTGAACGCGATAAACAACGGGTTGAGACTCTCCATGGTGAGATCACTAACCGTTTTATGCTGCATTATAACTTCCCTCCATATTGCGTTGGTGAGGTTCGCGGTCTGCGTGGGCCGTCTCGTCGGGATATTGGCCATGGTAATCTGGCGACCCGTGGACTTGAGGCTGTGCTTCCGTCTGAAGAGGATTTTCCCTATTCAATACGCGTAGTTTCCGAGGTTCTTGAATCAAACGGCTCTTCCTCTATGGCCACGGTTTGTGGAGGGAGCATGGCTATGATGGATGCGGGAGTACCTCTGAAAAGCCCGGTTTCCGGTATAGCCATGGGCTTGATAAAGGAAAATGATAAAGTGGTAATTCTTTCCGATATCCTTGGCGATGAGGATCATCTCGGTGACATGGATTTCAAGGTAGTTGGAACCGGTGAAGGGATTACCTCACTGCAGATGGATATCAAGATCGATGGGGTTGATAGGCAAATTATGGGCAAAGCCCTTGCTCAGGCCAAAGAAGGCCGAGTTCATATCCTTGCCGAGATGAAGAAAAGCATTGCCAAATCACGAGACGAGGTCGCTGAGCATGCCCCGAAATACATGGTACATAAGATTAATCCGGATAAGATTCGTGACTTGATCGGCCCGGGTGGTAAAATCATCAAGGAATTATCCGCTGAATTCGATGCCAAAATCGAAGTCGATGATTCTGGGCTCGTGAAGATGTTTGCTTTGAATGGTGACATGGCTGATGCCCTTCTTGCCAAAGTAAAGGCGATCACTGCCGAGGCCGTGGTAGGTGCTGTTTATAAAGGGATAGTTAAAACCATCAAAGATTTTGGCGCATTTGTCGAGATCTTGCCTGGAACAGATGGCCTGGTACACATCTCCGAGCTTGATATCAAAAGAGTATCTAAGGTTACCGACGTAGTGAACGAAGGTGATGAAATCGAAGTCAAGGTTCTTGATGTTGACAATCGTGGCCGGATACGTCTGAGTCGCAAGGCCATGCTTGAACAATAG
- the dut gene encoding dUTP diphosphatase, protein MDVKEVEICWLIPEEERDLNLPSYESAEAAGMDVEAAVHGEMVIESGKMGLVPTGFGVALPTGYELQVRPRSGLAVKYGLTILNSPGTIDSDYRGEVKIVLINLGSKPFTIHRGDRIAQLVLAPVTRARLYLVEDLGPTDRGDGGFGHTGV, encoded by the coding sequence ATGGACGTAAAGGAAGTCGAAATTTGTTGGCTGATACCCGAAGAAGAACGTGATCTGAATCTGCCCAGCTATGAATCGGCAGAGGCAGCCGGAATGGACGTCGAAGCAGCGGTGCATGGAGAAATGGTTATAGAATCTGGAAAGATGGGCCTTGTACCGACAGGTTTTGGTGTAGCGCTGCCGACCGGTTATGAACTCCAGGTCCGGCCGCGTAGCGGCTTAGCGGTAAAATATGGCCTGACCATTCTTAATAGTCCGGGGACCATCGACTCAGACTATCGAGGCGAAGTCAAGATTGTCTTGATCAACCTTGGATCTAAACCCTTTACCATTCATCGGGGAGACCGTATTGCACAGTTGGTGCTCGCCCCAGTCACCAGGGCCAGGCTCTATCTCGTTGAGGATCTCGGTCCTACCGACAGGGGTGATGGCGGTTTTGGTCATACCGGAGTATGA
- a CDS encoding MBL fold metallo-hydrolase, giving the protein MTVRFSILGSGSRGNSVYIESGRTGILVDAGFSGKEMQSRLHKIGRDLHDVQAIFLTHEHNDHIGGVGVLSRKYRIPAYANPGTFAAGEARLGRLFSRMEFETGSEVAIGDLLVRSFSVSHDTADPVGFVVSDAQNSIGYCTDTGKVSHLMARRLSGCNALILEFNHNLEMLKNGPYPLPLQQRVRSSKGHLSNEDAATFLAELMGEHVHSVVLAHLSETNNTPRLAREAAQLAVREWGDTALLLALQDAALPLLNISEKERRS; this is encoded by the coding sequence ATGACAGTGCGGTTCTCAATACTTGGCAGCGGTAGCAGGGGAAATTCCGTTTACATTGAAAGCGGTCGGACTGGTATTTTGGTTGATGCTGGGTTTTCCGGCAAAGAGATGCAGTCTCGGTTACACAAGATTGGTCGTGATCTTCACGATGTTCAGGCAATATTTTTAACCCATGAGCATAACGATCATATCGGCGGTGTAGGAGTACTTTCGAGGAAATACAGGATTCCAGCGTATGCCAATCCGGGAACCTTTGCAGCTGGCGAAGCAAGGCTGGGGAGGCTTTTTTCCAGAATGGAATTTGAAACTGGAAGCGAGGTGGCGATTGGTGATCTGCTGGTACGGTCCTTTAGCGTTTCCCATGATACCGCTGACCCGGTCGGCTTCGTGGTTAGCGATGCCCAAAACAGTATCGGCTATTGTACCGATACCGGTAAAGTCTCCCACCTTATGGCCAGGAGGTTGAGCGGCTGCAATGCCCTCATCTTAGAGTTTAATCATAACCTGGAAATGTTGAAAAATGGGCCGTATCCCTTGCCCCTCCAACAGCGGGTACGATCAAGCAAAGGACATCTCAGTAATGAAGATGCCGCAACATTTCTTGCAGAACTCATGGGAGAACATGTGCATAGCGTCGTGCTGGCCCATTTAAGTGAAACCAATAACACTCCCAGATTAGCAAGGGAGGCGGCACAGTTGGCTGTTCGGGAATGGGGTGACACGGCATTATTATTGGCCCTTCAGGACGCAGCCCTGCCGCTACTAAATATTTCCGAGAAAGAGAGAAGATCGTAA
- the yhbY gene encoding ribosome assembly RNA-binding protein YhbY encodes MPETTSTPAPTLTARQKQFLKGLAHPLKPLVHIGKEGMSSAIIDTVKAELYNHELIKVKIGNNSGLERHATSQAITEQTESTMIQLIGKVFVLYKPNPEKSKEKKISLPKG; translated from the coding sequence ATGCCCGAAACAACGTCTACCCCCGCTCCAACTCTTACAGCCCGTCAGAAACAATTTCTCAAAGGTCTGGCCCACCCTCTTAAACCACTCGTCCATATTGGCAAGGAGGGTATGAGTTCGGCCATCATCGATACCGTAAAAGCCGAATTGTACAATCATGAATTGATCAAGGTAAAGATAGGAAACAATAGTGGACTGGAGAGACATGCCACGTCGCAGGCAATCACCGAGCAAACAGAAAGTACCATGATCCAGCTCATCGGCAAGGTCTTTGTGTTGTATAAGCCAAACCCGGAGAAATCGAAGGAAAAGAAAATTTCCCTGCCAAAGGGCTGA
- a CDS encoding TraB domain-containing protein, which produces MTAPSLSFQTYGNDVHVVEYGDKTITLAGTAHISQETVDLVQRVIDEERPDCVCLELDDKRFQTLTEKLHWQTLDLKTIIKDNQLSTLLVSLLMASYQKRLGGKLR; this is translated from the coding sequence ATGACTGCCCCCTCTTTGTCATTTCAAACCTATGGAAATGATGTCCATGTAGTTGAGTATGGCGATAAGACCATAACTCTCGCTGGAACTGCACATATTTCCCAAGAAACTGTTGATCTTGTACAAAGGGTTATCGACGAAGAACGACCGGATTGTGTCTGCCTGGAACTCGACGACAAACGGTTTCAGACACTGACAGAAAAGCTACATTGGCAAACCCTAGACCTCAAGACAATAATCAAAGATAATCAACTATCCACCTTGCTCGTCAGCCTCCTTATGGCCTCCTACCAGAAGCGATTAGGGGGGAAATTAAGATAA